The Saprospiraceae bacterium genome includes a window with the following:
- a CDS encoding phospho-sugar mutase, giving the protein MEQLSQSIKDQINKWLTEDYDEQTKSDIRKLLADKNDKELSDAFYRDLEFGTGGLRGIMGVGTNRVNKYTIGAATQGLSNYLKQCFPDEKIKVAIAHDNRNNATFLAGITADVFAANGIHVYFFDGLRPTPELSFAIRQLGCKSGVMLTASHNPKEYSGYKAYWDDGGQVVAPHDKNIIQEVNKITSIDLIKFSPDKSLIEKIGPEMDQMFIDVVTACTLRKDVIKAQHDIKIVFSPIHGTGVEIVPRALKAAGFTNINLVEEQCVVDGNFPTVIYPNPEEKEAMSMSVAKAQEIDADLVMATDPDADRVGIAVKNDNHQFELLNGNQTATLLFHYVINAWKEKGLLKGNEYIIKTIVTTYLIDKIAASNGVKCYNVLTGFKFIGDVMTRLDGKETFIAGAEESYGYLVGDHVRDKDAVVACVMISEMCAYYKNAGKSLYQALKEIYVEYGFYKETLISLTKTGQQGAAEINQIMTDYRTNPPQLLGGKKVVKLLDYQLRVETDLLTGQKTPIELPVSNVLQFVTENGFIISARPSGTEPKIKFYISVNTELASLELFAQTEQKLNEIIASISEDLKV; this is encoded by the coding sequence ATGGAACAATTAAGCCAGTCAATTAAAGACCAGATCAATAAATGGTTAACGGAAGATTATGATGAGCAAACCAAGTCAGATATCCGAAAATTATTAGCTGATAAAAATGACAAAGAGTTATCAGATGCATTTTACAGAGATCTGGAATTTGGCACAGGAGGTTTGCGGGGCATCATGGGCGTTGGCACCAACAGAGTCAATAAATACACGATCGGTGCAGCGACCCAAGGATTGAGCAATTATTTAAAACAATGTTTTCCGGACGAAAAAATAAAGGTAGCAATTGCCCACGATAATAGAAATAATGCCACTTTCCTGGCAGGAATTACGGCAGATGTCTTTGCAGCCAATGGTATCCATGTGTATTTTTTTGATGGATTACGACCTACACCTGAGTTGTCTTTTGCTATCAGACAGTTGGGCTGTAAAAGTGGCGTTATGCTCACTGCTTCTCACAATCCAAAGGAATACAGTGGGTACAAAGCTTACTGGGATGACGGTGGTCAGGTGGTAGCACCTCATGATAAAAACATCATACAAGAAGTGAATAAAATCACTTCCATTGACCTGATAAAATTTAGTCCCGATAAATCACTGATTGAAAAAATAGGTCCGGAGATGGATCAGATGTTTATAGATGTTGTAACTGCCTGCACTTTGCGAAAGGATGTCATTAAAGCGCAGCATGACATAAAAATTGTGTTTTCGCCTATACATGGCACCGGTGTGGAGATTGTGCCAAGAGCACTGAAAGCTGCCGGATTTACCAATATTAACCTGGTTGAAGAGCAATGTGTGGTGGATGGAAATTTTCCGACTGTAATTTATCCGAATCCGGAAGAAAAAGAAGCTATGTCTATGTCCGTTGCAAAAGCGCAGGAAATAGATGCAGATTTGGTGATGGCAACCGACCCTGATGCAGATCGTGTAGGCATTGCTGTCAAAAATGACAACCATCAATTTGAATTATTAAATGGCAATCAGACAGCTACACTCTTGTTTCATTACGTAATCAATGCATGGAAAGAAAAAGGATTATTGAAAGGGAATGAATACATCATCAAAACCATTGTCACTACTTATCTGATTGATAAAATAGCGGCTTCCAATGGGGTAAAATGCTATAATGTATTGACAGGATTCAAATTTATCGGAGATGTCATGACCAGATTGGATGGAAAGGAAACTTTTATCGCCGGTGCTGAAGAAAGTTACGGATACCTCGTTGGCGATCACGTCAGGGACAAAGATGCAGTGGTAGCTTGTGTGATGATCTCTGAAATGTGTGCATATTACAAAAATGCAGGAAAAAGTCTCTATCAGGCTTTGAAGGAGATTTATGTGGAATATGGCTTTTATAAAGAAACGTTGATTTCATTGACTAAAACCGGACAACAAGGTGCCGCCGAAATCAATCAGATAATGACTGATTACAGAACTAATCCGCCACAATTATTGGGTGGTAAAAAGGTTGTGAAATTGCTTGATTATCAATTAAGGGTTGAAACAGATTTGCTAACAGGCCAAAAAACACCGATAGAATTACCGGTTTCAAATGTGCTTCAGTTTGTAACAGAAAATGGTTTTATTATTTCGGCACGACCTTCCGGCACGGAGCCGAAGATTAAATTTTACATAAGTGTCAATACAGAATTAGCTTCTCTGGAATTATTCGCTCAAACAGAACAAAAGTTAAATGAGATCATTGCATCCATCTCAGAAGATCTGAAAGTATGA